AAGGTCCCGGAAGAGGGATTAGTATGCAAGACGGTACCTTAGTATTTCCTATCCAGTTTATCGATTCTACCCGCGTACCGAATGCCGGGATTATGTATAGCCAAGATCACGGAACCACCTGGCATATCCACCATTATGCTCGTACCAATACAACAGAAGCTCAAGTAGTAGAAGTAGAGCCGGGAATATTAATGCTTAACATGCGAGATAATCGGGGAGGCAGTCGTGCTGTTGCTATCACGAAAGACCTGGGAAAAACTTGGGAAGAACACCCCTCTTCCCGAAAAGCTTTACAAGAACCCGTATGTATGGCAAGCCTTATTAAAGTAGATGCAAAAGATAATAACATAGGAAAAAAAGTTTTATTATTCTCCAACCCCAATACCACAAAAGGGCGTAATCATATCACTATTAAAGCGAGTTTGGATGGAGGATTAACTTGGCCGGAGGAAAACCAGATTTTATTAGATGAAGGGGAAGGTTGGGGATATTCCTGCCTGACAATGATAGATAAAAAAACTGTCGGCATTTTTTACGAAGCCAGCACAGCTCATATCACTTTCCAGGCAATTCCTCTCAAAGACATTATTAAACAAAGAGGAAAAGACGCACTAAAAAAATAAACTTTTAATAAGGAGTTGCCTTATCTTTTCTCCTTCATAAACCCAGAATTTTCTACATAAGTTTCTCACTAAGACGTAAAGTTCAATTATTTTCCGTAATTCTGGAATAGATTTCTTATCGCCTTATTATAAAGGCTTTGGGAGGAATACCTGATTTTGAGGTAACGAGTTGGCAGCCGTGCTTATTGTTGTATTCTGCATTGGATTGCTTTTAAGGCAACTCTATGTGATTGCAAAGCTACAAAAATGAATTGGCAAAAGTACAAAGCATATTATATTTTTGTTTTTTGCCAAATAAATTTTTTATTGATGAATCTTTATCACTTTCCATTTACCTTGCCCAGCATATATAACATCAGCGGTAACATTGCAGTCAGCCGTGATGTTATACTCACAAAGAACTGAGCGATGAACGTAGTAATCACCAATAAATGCGAAATTAGGAGAACCATCCCAAGAATCATTTTTATATTTCAGTTCTAAACGACCTTAAATTGTTTTTATTGCATTTGGGTTCATTTCTGTAGTTTCTTCCATATGAAGTATGGTGGATTTCTTTTTTCCCTTCCTATCTTTTGTTACATTATAGAATATTTTCAAGCATTGTCCTACGTTTGGACGAAGAACTGTATCGCTAAAGAATACAACACCGCCAATTTTTCCTTGACCGAAAGTATAATGGACTAAGTTCTTTTGCTTGTTAATGTCATCAACAACCACAATGGCCGAACTGAAATTTGGTAAAACTGTTTCCTTATTTTCTTTCACTATACTAGTAATCATTAAATTGCAGATTTTCGTCTATTTAAGCGAGAGTCTGCAATAATTATCATACCTTTGTAGCCAAAAAATGACAATTCCATCAAGGAAAAGTCTATCATAACAATTATAACCTTTGGCAACAGTAGTGAAAGAAAAGGAATTGAAGTCTGCAAAGACTAACATAATGGGCAACTTAATGATAAAACTTCTTTGACTATAAAATATAAGCATATTCTAAAGAGACCTCAAACAAAAAAATAAATTAAATCATCATGAGTGAATACATTAACATACCCAACGTATCTGTTGTAATAATCCTCATAGTATTTGGCATGTTTGACAGAATCAAAGAAAAGAATGAGAAAGCTATCATCTTTGCAGAGCGCAAAGAAACGCAAAAGATGCTATGGCGAGTCTGTCACGAACGTTATGGGATAGCAGCTAAAGTAATCAATGGCGATACACCTTCCATTGTCACAAAACAAATTCCTAACAAGCAGTCAAGACAGGCAAGTATTGATGAGTTTCAGGCAGTAGATGGGTTTAACGTAATTATCATGTCGCCTATTGCCGCAGGTATGGGCTTGAATGTAACGGCAGCAAACCATGTAATCCATTATAGCCGGCACTGGAATCCTGCCAAAGAGAACCAAGCTACAGACCGTGCATATCGCATCGGTCAGGAAAAGGACGTATTTGTCTATTATCCTATGGCGGTTAGCAAAGATTTTAAGTCGTTCGATGAAACACTTGACGAATTGCTTTCTCGTAAAACTTCCTTGGCTACCTCCACCATATTCCCCACGGAACGAGTAGAGGTTAAGCAGGAAGAACTTGGTCAAATGTTATTTGGTATATAATACAGAAGGATATGATACAGAAAAGAATATATAGCTACTTTGAGCGCACCCCGCAACTGCATGTGCTCTTCATTTTCGACCAAATGAACATCATTAAGTCGGAACAAAGAAAGAATTTATGATATAAAACAAAGCAACTCATACTGAGATAGCAATGTAAATAGGAATGTCATCACGTGGAGTGGAGAAACAAATAAGAAAACTGCGCGGGTCTGGCATTATCAAATGCGTTGGTGCTAATTATGTGGTTATTGGAAGATTGTAAATTAAGAAGGTGAATAATTATGACTGAACTCGAACTACAACAATACCTCCTCCGCGAGTACCCACAAGAGAATGCTCGCTGTGAGTGGAAGGAATTTAAGAATATGAAGAACTCGTTCTGTGGAGACGAGAAGGATGATGTTATATCTTACGTGTCGGCTATCGCCAACATGGAGGGTGGACATCTTGTGATAGGTGTAAAGGACAAGACCCTTGAAATTGTCGGGACAGACATTTCAAGGCTTACCTTCAATGGACAACCTGCCAATCCTCAATCGGCAACATTCAAACTTACGGAACAGTGTACATACTTGTCATCTGAAGGATTATCCATAGAGGAGTTCGTGACAGATGACACCCAAAAGAAGATATGGATTATCCAAATTCCTAAGCATCTACCTCGCCGCCCTGTGTTGGCTCACAAGAAAGCTTGGCAGAGAATTGAAGATTCTCTCGTGGAGCTTACAGCAGAACGGATGAGCGTAATTCTGGACGAACCTATAAGTGGAACAAAAGACTGGTCTGCCGAAATCGTCCCTGATGCTTCTATTGATGACCTTGACGAGGTTGCTATTGCCAAAGCTCGCATGATGTTTAAGAAGGTTCATAGTCGCATACCTGCAGCGGAGGTGAATGCTTGGAATGTTCAGACATTCCTCGGTAAGTGTGGACTAACGAGGAATGGAGGCATTACCCGTGCAGCCATCATCTTACTGGGCAAATATGAATCAGCCTTCAAACTACGTCCTGCGGTTGCACAGGTAACTTGGATACGTCGGGATGCAAGTCAGGATGTAGTTGATTACGAACATTTTACCGTTCCATTCATATTGACCGTGGATGAAATCCTCTCAAAAATTGAAAACCTGACTTTGCGTGAGATGCCTGGAGGTACGCTGTTCCCGGACACTATGAAACAGTATGATGACTACACCATACGCGAAGCACTCCATAACTGCATTGCACATCAAGACTATACGCTACAGCAGCGTATAAACTTTGTGGAGAATCCCGGCTACTTGTATTATTCCAATGCCGGTACTTTTATCCCCGGCACATTGGAGAATGCTTTGAAAAACGAAGAGTCTCAGAGTTATTTCCGCAACGAGTGCCTATGCAAGGCAATGGTGGACTTCAATATGATTGATACAGTAAGTCGAGGCATCAAGAAGATGTTTAACGAGCAATGGCGCAGACACTTCCCAATGCCGGATTACGAGATTGATGCGGCAAAGAAGAAAGTTGTAGTACGCATATATGGCAACGAAATAAATAAGCGATATACAGACTTATTGAAGACGAACAACACCCTTACACTATGGGATTGCATATCGCTTGACGCTGTACAGAAAGGCAGACTCATACATGAGAATGTAGCAAATGACCTGTTGAGTAGAGGACTGATTGAGGGAGAGGCTCCAAATTACAACATCTCGTTAGGTGTTGCAAAAAATACGCACCAACTACCTTCATATACCAAAACAAAAGGATTGGATAAGGAGAAACTACGTCAGATGATTCTTCAATATCTTAAGAATGCAGGGGATGAAGGTGCGAAAAGAGACAGCGTCTATGAATATATCAAAGAT
The genomic region above belongs to Parabacteroides pacaensis and contains:
- a CDS encoding RNA-binding domain-containing protein — its product is MTELELQQYLLREYPQENARCEWKEFKNMKNSFCGDEKDDVISYVSAIANMEGGHLVIGVKDKTLEIVGTDISRLTFNGQPANPQSATFKLTEQCTYLSSEGLSIEEFVTDDTQKKIWIIQIPKHLPRRPVLAHKKAWQRIEDSLVELTAERMSVILDEPISGTKDWSAEIVPDASIDDLDEVAIAKARMMFKKVHSRIPAAEVNAWNVQTFLGKCGLTRNGGITRAAIILLGKYESAFKLRPAVAQVTWIRRDASQDVVDYEHFTVPFILTVDEILSKIENLTLREMPGGTLFPDTMKQYDDYTIREALHNCIAHQDYTLQQRINFVENPGYLYYSNAGTFIPGTLENALKNEESQSYFRNECLCKAMVDFNMIDTVSRGIKKMFNEQWRRHFPMPDYEIDAAKKKVVVRIYGNEINKRYTDLLKTNNTLTLWDCISLDAVQKGRLIHENVANDLLSRGLIEGEAPNYNISLGVAKNTHQLPSYTKTKGLDKEKLRQMILQYLKNAGDEGAKRDSVYEYIKDVLPSSKTEEQQLRHVGRLLVELNEEGLIDRNGLKWLLKD
- a CDS encoding helicase-related protein, whose product is MSEYINIPNVSVVIILIVFGMFDRIKEKNEKAIIFAERKETQKMLWRVCHERYGIAAKVINGDTPSIVTKQIPNKQSRQASIDEFQAVDGFNVIIMSPIAAGMGLNVTAANHVIHYSRHWNPAKENQATDRAYRIGQEKDVFVYYPMAVSKDFKSFDETLDELLSRKTSLATSTIFPTERVEVKQEELGQMLFGI